One window of the Pseudomonas sihuiensis genome contains the following:
- the rbfA gene encoding 30S ribosome-binding factor RbfA translates to MAKDYSRTQRIGDQMQRELAQLIRREVKDPRLGLVTITAVDVSRDIGHAKVFITVMGQDDAEAIKESLKVLNDAAGFLRMQLGKAMKLRSVPQLHFHYDESVQRGAHLSALIERAVAEDRLHDDTAGSKE, encoded by the coding sequence ATGGCCAAAGATTACAGCCGTACCCAGCGTATCGGCGACCAGATGCAACGCGAACTGGCCCAGCTTATTCGGCGTGAGGTCAAGGATCCGCGTCTGGGGCTGGTGACCATCACCGCAGTCGACGTCAGTCGTGATATCGGTCACGCCAAGGTCTTCATCACCGTCATGGGGCAGGATGATGCCGAGGCGATCAAAGAGAGCCTCAAGGTACTCAACGACGCGGCCGGTTTCCTGCGCATGCAGCTGGGCAAGGCGATGAAGCTGCGCAGCGTGCCACAGCTGCACTTCCACTACGACGAGAGCGTCCAGCGCGGTGCTCACCTGTCGGCACTGATCGAGCGTGCCGTGGCGGAAGATCGTCTGCACGACGACACCGCGGGTTCCAAGGAGTAA
- the rimP gene encoding ribosome maturation factor RimP has protein sequence MSSKLEQLQALLAPVIEALGYQCWGIEFLSQGRHSLLRVYIDKADGILIDDCEIVSRQLSGVLDVEDPITSEYTLEVSSPGMDRPLFTLEQFATHAGEQVKIKLRSPFDGRRNFQGLLRGVEEQDVVVQVDDHEYLLPIDLIDKANIIPRFD, from the coding sequence GTGTCGAGCAAGCTAGAACAGTTGCAGGCCTTGTTGGCCCCAGTAATCGAGGCGCTCGGTTACCAATGTTGGGGCATCGAGTTCCTGTCGCAGGGGCGTCATTCGCTGCTGCGTGTCTATATCGATAAAGCCGATGGCATCCTGATCGACGATTGTGAAATCGTCAGCCGTCAGCTCAGTGGTGTACTCGATGTCGAGGATCCGATTACCTCGGAGTACACACTGGAAGTTTCTTCTCCTGGCATGGATCGTCCGTTGTTCACCCTCGAACAGTTTGCGACGCATGCCGGTGAGCAGGTGAAGATCAAGCTGCGTTCGCCTTTCGACGGGCGTCGTAACTTCCAGGGCCTCCTTCGCGGTGTGGAGGAGCAGGACGTGGTAGTTCAGGTGGATGACCACGAGTATCTGTTGCCGATCGACCTGATCGACAAGGCCAATATCATCCCCCGATTTGATTGA
- the glmM gene encoding phosphoglucosamine mutase yields the protein MARKYFGTDGIRGRVGQFPITPDFMLKLGWAAGMAFRKQGKCRILIGKDTRISGYMFESALEAGLAAAGADVQLLGPMPTPAIAYLTRTFQADAGIVISASHNPHDDNGIKFFSSEGTKLPDDVEAMIEELLDQPMTVVESAGIGKASRINDASGRYIEFCKGSVPSGTSFKGLKIVIDCAHGAAYKVAPSVFRELGAEVRVISAQPDGLNINDACGSTHIAALQAEVVAQQADLGIAFDGDADRVLMVDQYGAVVDGDELLFIIARDLQERGRLRGGVVGTLMSNLGLELALADLNIPFIRANVGDRYVIAELLARNWQLGGENSGHLVCFQHTTTGDAIIAALQVLMALKRRGQSLVDARSDLKKCPQVLVNVRFSGAVDPLEHPSVKEACARVTESMAGRGRVLLRKSGTEPLVRVMVEGDEESSVRGYADELAKIVAEVCA from the coding sequence ATGGCTAGAAAATACTTCGGCACCGACGGCATTCGTGGTCGCGTTGGCCAGTTTCCTATTACTCCGGATTTCATGCTCAAGCTCGGTTGGGCGGCTGGCATGGCGTTTCGCAAGCAGGGCAAGTGCCGCATCCTGATCGGTAAGGACACGCGTATCTCTGGCTACATGTTCGAGTCCGCCCTCGAGGCTGGGCTGGCTGCCGCGGGTGCGGACGTGCAACTGCTCGGGCCGATGCCGACGCCGGCCATTGCCTATCTGACGCGCACTTTCCAGGCCGATGCCGGTATCGTCATCAGTGCTTCGCACAATCCGCATGACGATAACGGCATCAAGTTCTTTTCCAGCGAAGGCACCAAGCTTCCGGACGATGTCGAGGCGATGATCGAAGAGTTGCTCGATCAGCCGATGACCGTGGTGGAGTCCGCCGGGATCGGCAAGGCCTCACGGATCAACGACGCCTCCGGTCGCTACATCGAGTTCTGCAAGGGCAGTGTGCCCAGCGGCACCAGCTTCAAAGGCCTGAAGATCGTCATCGATTGCGCCCACGGCGCTGCCTACAAGGTCGCGCCGAGTGTATTTCGCGAGCTGGGTGCGGAGGTTCGGGTCATTTCGGCGCAGCCCGACGGTCTCAATATCAATGATGCTTGCGGTTCCACGCACATTGCTGCGCTGCAGGCTGAAGTGGTCGCGCAGCAGGCCGATCTGGGTATCGCCTTCGATGGCGATGCTGATCGTGTGCTGATGGTCGACCAATATGGTGCGGTGGTCGATGGTGATGAACTGCTGTTCATCATTGCGCGTGATCTGCAGGAGCGTGGGCGGCTGCGTGGTGGTGTGGTAGGCACGCTGATGAGCAATCTCGGGCTGGAACTGGCTCTGGCCGATCTCAACATCCCATTCATTCGCGCCAATGTCGGTGATCGTTATGTGATCGCTGAATTGCTGGCGCGCAACTGGCAGCTCGGTGGCGAGAATTCCGGGCACCTGGTGTGCTTCCAGCACACCACGACTGGTGATGCGATTATTGCGGCCCTGCAAGTGTTGATGGCGCTCAAGCGCCGCGGTCAGAGCCTGGTTGATGCGCGCAGCGATCTGAAGAAGTGTCCGCAGGTGCTGGTCAATGTGCGGTTCTCCGGTGCTGTCGATCCGCTCGAGCATCCTTCGGTGAAGGAAGCCTGCGCGCGGGTGACCGAGAGCATGGCGGGGCGCGGTCGAGTGCTGCTGCGCAAGTCCGGCACCGAGCCGCTGGTGCGAGTGATGGTCGAAGGTGACGAGGAAAGCTCGGTTCGCGGCTATGCCGATGAATTGGCTAAGATTGTTGCCGAAGTCTGTGCTTGA
- the nusA gene encoding transcription termination factor NusA has translation MSKEVLLVVESVSNEKGVPAGVIFEALELALATATKKRFEDEVDLRVSINRQNGSYETFRRWTVVDESEFEDPAYQVTEDMPQAVEANAKIGDVLEEKIDSIEFGRIAAQTAKQVIVQKVREAERAQVVDAYRERLGEIISGTVKKVTRDNVIVDLGNNAEALLAREDIIPRETFRVGVRLRALLKEIRTENRGPQLILSRTAPEMLIELFRIEVPEIAEGLIDVKAASRDPGSRAKIAVRSKDKRIDPQGACIGMRGSRVQAVSGELGGERVDIVLWDDNPAQFVINAMSPAEVAAIIVDEDAHAMDIAVGEDNLAQAIGRGGQNVRLASQLTGWTLNVMTEADIQAKQQAETGDIMQSFIDELEVDEELAQVLVEEGFTSLEEIAYVPMEEMLSIDGFDEEIVNELRARAKDRLLTKAIANEEKLADAHPADDLLELEGMDKALALELALRGVITREDLAEQSIDDLLDIDGIDEERAGKLIMAARAHWFE, from the coding sequence ATGAGCAAAGAAGTACTGCTGGTTGTTGAGTCGGTATCCAATGAAAAGGGTGTACCGGCCGGCGTGATTTTCGAGGCGCTGGAGCTGGCTCTGGCGACCGCCACCAAGAAACGTTTCGAGGACGAAGTCGACCTGCGTGTGTCGATCAACCGTCAGAACGGTAGCTACGAAACTTTCCGCCGCTGGACCGTGGTCGATGAGTCCGAGTTCGAGGATCCGGCCTACCAGGTGACCGAGGACATGCCGCAGGCCGTTGAGGCCAACGCCAAGATCGGTGACGTGCTCGAAGAGAAGATCGATTCCATCGAGTTCGGTCGCATCGCCGCGCAAACCGCCAAGCAGGTCATCGTGCAGAAAGTGCGCGAGGCCGAGCGTGCTCAGGTGGTAGACGCCTACCGCGAGCGCCTGGGTGAGATCATCTCTGGCACCGTGAAGAAGGTCACCCGCGACAACGTCATCGTAGACCTGGGCAACAACGCCGAGGCACTGCTGGCCCGTGAAGACATCATTCCGCGCGAGACTTTCCGCGTGGGTGTGCGTCTGCGTGCCCTGCTCAAGGAAATTCGTACCGAGAACCGCGGCCCGCAACTGATCCTGTCGCGTACCGCTCCGGAAATGCTGATCGAGCTGTTCCGCATCGAAGTACCGGAAATCGCCGAAGGGCTGATCGACGTCAAGGCTGCCTCCCGTGATCCGGGTTCGCGCGCCAAGATCGCCGTACGCTCCAAGGACAAGCGTATCGACCCGCAGGGTGCCTGCATCGGTATGCGTGGTTCGCGCGTCCAGGCCGTTTCCGGCGAGCTGGGCGGTGAGCGCGTCGATATCGTGCTGTGGGACGACAACCCCGCGCAGTTCGTCATCAATGCCATGTCGCCGGCTGAAGTGGCTGCGATCATCGTCGATGAAGATGCCCATGCCATGGACATCGCCGTTGGCGAAGACAACCTGGCCCAGGCCATTGGTCGTGGCGGTCAGAACGTGCGTCTTGCCAGTCAGTTGACCGGCTGGACCCTGAACGTGATGACCGAAGCGGACATTCAGGCCAAGCAACAGGCAGAAACCGGCGACATCATGCAGTCCTTCATCGACGAGCTGGAAGTCGACGAAGAACTGGCTCAAGTCCTGGTCGAAGAGGGTTTCACCAGTCTCGAAGAGATTGCCTACGTACCCATGGAAGAAATGCTCAGTATCGACGGCTTCGACGAGGAGATCGTCAATGAGCTACGTGCACGGGCTAAGGATCGTCTGCTGACCAAGGCGATCGCCAACGAGGAGAAGTTGGCCGATGCCCATCCGGCAGATGATCTGCTGGAACTGGAAGGCATGGACAAGGCGCTGGCTCTCGAGCTCGCGCTGCGCGGCGTGATTACCCGTGAAGACCTGGCCGAGCAGTCGATCGACGACCTGCTCGACATCGACGGCATCGACGAAGAACGTGCCGGCAAGCTGATCATGGCCGCTCGAGCCCACTGGTTCGAATAA
- the truB gene encoding tRNA pseudouridine(55) synthase TruB, producing the protein MAQVKRIRRKVDGIILLDKPHGFTSNAALQKVRWLLNAEKAGHTGSLDPLATGVLPLCFGEATKFSQYLLDADKGYETVAQLGVTTTTGDAEGDVIERRPVTVGRAEIEALLPRFRGEIKQIPPMYSALKKDGQPLYKLARAGEVVEREARSVTIARLELLACEGEQARLAVDCSKGTYIRTLVEDLGQLLGCGAHVAKLRRTKAGPFDLTRTVTLEELEAAHAEGGNEALDRFLLPADSGLQDWPLLQFSEHSAFYWLQGQPVRAPEAPKFGMVRVQDHNGRFIGIGEVSDDGRIAPRRLIYTGA; encoded by the coding sequence GTGGCGCAGGTCAAACGTATTCGCCGCAAGGTCGACGGCATCATCCTGCTCGACAAGCCGCACGGTTTCACCTCCAACGCCGCGCTGCAAAAGGTGCGTTGGCTGCTCAATGCCGAGAAGGCCGGTCACACCGGTAGCCTCGACCCGTTGGCCACCGGTGTACTGCCGCTGTGTTTCGGTGAGGCGACCAAGTTTTCTCAGTATCTGCTCGACGCTGACAAGGGCTACGAGACCGTCGCTCAGTTGGGTGTCACCACCACCACTGGTGATGCCGAAGGCGATGTTATCGAACGGCGCCCGGTGACCGTCGGTCGCGCCGAGATTGAGGCGCTGTTGCCGCGTTTTCGCGGTGAAATCAAACAGATACCGCCGATGTACTCGGCCTTGAAGAAGGACGGTCAGCCACTCTACAAGCTGGCTCGTGCGGGTGAAGTAGTGGAGCGCGAAGCGCGTTCTGTTACTATTGCGCGCCTGGAACTGCTGGCCTGCGAAGGCGAGCAGGCCCGTCTGGCGGTTGATTGCAGCAAAGGCACCTATATTCGTACGCTGGTCGAGGACCTCGGCCAGTTGCTCGGCTGCGGTGCACATGTCGCCAAGTTGCGTCGTACCAAGGCCGGCCCGTTCGACCTGACGCGTACCGTGACGCTGGAAGAACTGGAGGCTGCACACGCCGAAGGTGGTAACGAGGCGCTGGATCGCTTCCTGCTACCGGCCGATAGCGGTCTGCAGGACTGGCCGCTGCTGCAGTTCTCCGAGCACAGCGCGTTTTACTGGTTGCAAGGGCAGCCGGTGCGAGCGCCGGAAGCACCGAAGTTCGGTATGGTGCGGGTGCAGGATCACAATGGTCGCTTCATCGGCATCGGTGAAGTGAGTGACGATGGGCGTATCGCCCCGCGTCGATTGATTTATACC
- the tpiA gene encoding triose-phosphate isomerase, with translation MRRPLVAGNWKMHGTRASVAELIEGVRQQVLPSDVDVAVFPSSLHIAQVVEGLKGKAVKVGAQDCAAQVEQGALTGELAVSQLVDGGCELVLVGHSERRLILGESDEVVVRKFAAVQAAGLTPMLCVGETREQREANTTLGVVGGQLAAVIDALGVDALKNAVVAYEPVWAIGTGLTATPEQAQEVHAAIRAQVALLDAGVASGLRILYGGSVKAASAAELFGKRDIDGGLVGGASLNADEFGAICRAAGN, from the coding sequence ATGCGTCGCCCCTTGGTCGCTGGTAACTGGAAAATGCACGGTACCCGCGCAAGCGTCGCAGAGCTGATCGAAGGTGTACGTCAGCAGGTGCTGCCTTCTGATGTCGATGTTGCGGTGTTTCCCTCCAGTCTGCATATCGCTCAGGTCGTCGAAGGCCTGAAGGGTAAAGCAGTGAAGGTTGGGGCTCAGGATTGTGCGGCACAAGTAGAGCAGGGCGCCTTGACTGGTGAGCTGGCGGTTAGTCAGTTGGTCGACGGCGGTTGTGAGCTGGTGCTGGTTGGTCACTCGGAGCGTCGCCTGATTCTGGGTGAGAGTGACGAAGTGGTCGTGCGCAAGTTTGCAGCGGTACAGGCTGCAGGTTTGACTCCCATGCTCTGTGTGGGTGAAACCCGCGAGCAGCGTGAAGCGAATACAACGCTGGGTGTGGTGGGTGGCCAGTTGGCCGCAGTGATCGACGCGCTGGGTGTCGATGCGCTGAAAAACGCCGTAGTGGCCTATGAGCCTGTATGGGCCATTGGTACCGGGTTGACCGCTACGCCCGAGCAGGCTCAGGAAGTGCACGCAGCGATCCGTGCGCAAGTTGCGCTGCTCGATGCTGGTGTCGCGAGTGGGTTGAGAATTCTTTATGGTGGCAGTGTGAAGGCCGCCAGTGCTGCCGAGTTGTTCGGCAAGCGGGATATCGATGGGGGGCTCGTAGGTGGCGCCTCTCTGAATGCGGATGAATTCGGTGCGATCTGTCGCGCTGCAGGAAACTGA
- the infB gene encoding translation initiation factor IF-2, whose amino-acid sequence MTQVTVKELAKVVDTPVERLLQQMREAGLSHESAEQVVTDSEKQALLAHLKSSHGDKVEEPRKITLQRKTTSTLRVAGSKTISVEVRKKKTFVKRSPEELEAEKQRELEAQQAAAEAERLKAEEEAKRKAEEEAKRQAATATSPASAPAAAPAPVSEPVVAAPVVDAERKKEEVRRPEKARSDEDERRERKHAQHRPTLKEKAPAPRVAPRSVDEESDGFRRGGRGKAKMKKRNQHGFQSPTGPIVRDVSIGETITVSDLAQQMAIKGAEIVKFMFKMGTPVTINQVLDQETAQLVAEEFGHKVKLVSDNALEEQLAESLKFEGETFHRAPVVTVMGHVDHGKTSLLDYIRRAKVASGEAGGITQHIGAYHVETERGMVTFLDTPGHAAFTQMRARGAKATDIVILVVAADDGVMPQTQEAVQHAKAAGVPIVVAVNKIDKPDANPDNIKNGLAALDVIPEEWGGDAPYVHVSAKMGTGIDELLEAVLLQAEVLELKATPSAPGRGVVVESRLDKGRGPVATVLVQDGTLRQGDMVLVGVNYGRVRAMLDENGKSIKEAGPSIPVEILGLDGTPDAGDEMMVVADEKKAREVALFRQGKFREVKLARAHAGKLENIFENMGQEEKKTLNIVLKADVRGSLEALQGSLSTLGNDEVQVRVVGGGVGGITESDANLALASNAVLFGFNVRADAGARKIVEAEGLDMRYYNVIYDIIEDVKKALTGMLGSDVRENILGTAEVRDVFRSPKFGAVAGCMVIEGTVYRNRPIRVLREDVVIFEGELESLRRFKDDVAEVRNGMECGIGVKSYNDVKVGDKIEVFEKVQVARSL is encoded by the coding sequence ATGACGCAAGTCACGGTAAAAGAACTGGCCAAAGTGGTCGACACCCCGGTTGAGCGCCTGCTGCAGCAGATGCGTGAAGCCGGCCTGTCCCATGAAAGTGCCGAACAGGTAGTGACCGATAGTGAGAAGCAGGCCTTGCTGGCCCATCTCAAGAGCAGTCACGGCGACAAGGTCGAAGAGCCGCGCAAGATTACCTTGCAGCGCAAGACCACCAGCACCCTGCGTGTTGCTGGCAGCAAGACCATCAGCGTGGAAGTGCGCAAGAAGAAGACCTTCGTCAAGCGCAGCCCGGAAGAGCTCGAAGCCGAGAAGCAGCGTGAGCTGGAAGCTCAGCAGGCTGCTGCCGAAGCCGAGCGCCTGAAAGCCGAGGAAGAAGCCAAGCGCAAGGCCGAAGAAGAAGCCAAGCGTCAGGCAGCCACGGCGACCAGCCCAGCGTCCGCACCTGCTGCTGCGCCAGCTCCGGTCAGCGAGCCGGTTGTTGCCGCTCCGGTCGTCGACGCCGAGCGCAAGAAAGAGGAAGTGCGTCGCCCCGAGAAGGCGCGCAGTGACGAAGACGAGCGCCGTGAGCGCAAGCACGCACAGCACCGCCCGACCCTCAAGGAAAAGGCGCCGGCGCCGCGTGTCGCGCCGCGTAGTGTTGACGAAGAGAGCGACGGCTTCCGTCGTGGTGGTCGTGGCAAGGCCAAGATGAAGAAGCGCAACCAGCACGGCTTCCAGAGCCCGACTGGTCCTATCGTGCGTGACGTATCGATTGGCGAGACCATCACCGTTTCCGATCTGGCCCAGCAAATGGCCATCAAGGGTGCGGAGATCGTCAAGTTCATGTTCAAGATGGGCACCCCGGTGACCATCAACCAGGTGCTGGATCAGGAAACCGCTCAACTGGTCGCCGAAGAGTTCGGTCACAAGGTCAAGCTGGTCAGCGACAACGCCCTGGAAGAACAACTGGCCGAATCCCTGAAGTTCGAGGGTGAAACCTTCCATCGTGCACCGGTCGTGACCGTGATGGGCCACGTCGACCATGGTAAGACTTCGCTGCTCGACTATATCCGTCGTGCCAAGGTGGCTTCCGGTGAAGCCGGTGGTATCACCCAGCACATCGGTGCCTACCACGTCGAAACCGAGCGCGGCATGGTCACCTTCCTCGATACCCCCGGTCACGCTGCGTTCACCCAGATGCGTGCTCGTGGTGCCAAGGCTACCGATATCGTCATTCTGGTCGTCGCCGCTGACGACGGCGTGATGCCGCAGACCCAGGAAGCCGTACAGCATGCGAAAGCAGCCGGCGTGCCGATCGTGGTCGCGGTGAACAAGATCGACAAGCCCGATGCCAATCCGGACAACATCAAGAACGGCCTGGCCGCGCTTGACGTGATCCCGGAAGAGTGGGGCGGCGATGCACCTTACGTACATGTCTCGGCGAAGATGGGTACCGGTATCGACGAGTTGCTCGAAGCCGTACTGCTGCAGGCTGAAGTCCTCGAGCTGAAAGCCACGCCGTCGGCCCCGGGTCGTGGTGTGGTGGTCGAATCGCGTCTGGACAAGGGCCGTGGCCCGGTGGCCACCGTGCTGGTTCAGGACGGTACCCTGCGTCAGGGCGACATGGTGCTGGTTGGCGTCAACTACGGCCGCGTGCGTGCCATGCTCGACGAGAACGGCAAGTCGATCAAGGAAGCCGGTCCGTCCATTCCGGTCGAGATTCTCGGCCTGGACGGTACGCCGGATGCCGGTGACGAGATGATGGTCGTGGCCGACGAGAAGAAGGCCCGCGAAGTTGCGCTGTTCCGTCAGGGCAAGTTCCGCGAGGTCAAACTGGCTCGCGCCCACGCCGGCAAGCTGGAAAACATCTTCGAGAACATGGGCCAGGAAGAGAAGAAGACCCTCAACATCGTCCTCAAGGCCGACGTTCGTGGTTCTCTGGAAGCCCTGCAAGGCTCGCTCAGCACCCTGGGCAACGACGAAGTGCAAGTGCGTGTGGTCGGTGGCGGCGTCGGTGGTATCACCGAGTCCGATGCCAACCTGGCGCTGGCTTCCAATGCCGTGCTGTTCGGCTTCAACGTCCGTGCTGACGCTGGTGCGCGCAAGATCGTCGAGGCCGAAGGCCTGGACATGCGCTACTACAACGTCATCTACGACATCATCGAAGACGTCAAGAAGGCGCTCACCGGTATGCTCGGCAGCGATGTTCGCGAGAACATCCTGGGTACCGCCGAAGTGCGTGATGTGTTCCGTTCGCCGAAGTTCGGCGCTGTCGCTGGCTGCATGGTCATCGAGGGCACCGTCTACCGCAACCGTCCGATCCGCGTACTGCGCGAGGACGTGGTGATCTTCGAAGGCGAGCTGGAATCGCTGCGTCGCTTCAAGGACGACGTTGCCGAAGTGCGCAACGGCATGGAGTGCGGTATCGGCGTGAAGAGCTACAACGACGTCAAGGTCGGCGACAAGATCGAAGTGTTCGAGAAAGTCCAGGTGGCTCGCAGCCTGTAA
- the secG gene encoding preprotein translocase subunit SecG: protein MLETVIVVLHLLGAIGIVVLVLLQQGKGADAGASFGSGASATVFGSQGSSTFLSKFTGILAAAFFITSLGLAFFAKEKADALTQVGLPDPAVLEVQQKPAVEDVPVLEEQAPASDASDVPEAPGQ, encoded by the coding sequence ATGCTGGAAACAGTCATTGTTGTTCTGCACCTGCTGGGTGCGATCGGTATTGTGGTGCTGGTGCTGTTGCAGCAGGGTAAAGGCGCTGACGCAGGTGCGTCGTTCGGTTCGGGTGCTTCGGCAACTGTATTCGGAAGCCAAGGTTCCTCTACCTTTCTGAGTAAGTTTACTGGTATACTCGCCGCGGCTTTTTTCATTACCAGCTTGGGTTTAGCGTTCTTTGCTAAAGAAAAAGCTGATGCACTGACTCAAGTTGGTCTGCCAGATCCAGCGGTTCTGGAAGTTCAACAAAAACCGGCTGTCGAAGATGTGCCGGTGCTCGAAGAGCAAGCTCCAGCATCCGATGCTTCGGATGTGCCGGAGGCTCCAGGGCAGTAA